The following are encoded in a window of Platichthys flesus chromosome 19, fPlaFle2.1, whole genome shotgun sequence genomic DNA:
- the sec31a gene encoding protein transport protein Sec31A isoform X8 encodes MKLKEINRTAIQSWSPAQHHPVYLATGTSAQQLDASFSTNASLEFFELDLAERSLDMKSCGSFSSTHRYHKLVWGPYGMDSDAHPSGVLIAGSENGNVILYDPAKIMAGESDVIIAESDRHTGPVRALDVNPFQTNLFASGGNESEIYIWDMNTFGSPMTPGPKTQPLEDISCVSWNQQVQHILASASPSGRASVWDLRKNDLIIKVSDHSNRMHCSGLAWNPEVATQLVLASEDDRMPVIQMWDLRFATSPLKILENHTRGVLSIAWSLADPELLLSCGKDNRILCWNPNTAEVLYELPTSSQWCFDIQWCPRNPAVLSAASFSGHIDIYSIMGGSNQAQSTRDTDQISTSFGNMDPFGTGQTLPPLQLPQTTAPPAVVNPLKKPPKWIRRPVGASFAFGGKLVSLENPKPNPQQLQQPASHVVHVSQVVTETAFLKRSDQLQATLSSGSFVDFCQEKIDAAANEFEKTIWSFLKANFENDIRSKFLELLGYNKEELALKISAALEVKPADPPKVEVPAPISLQPLPDLSLMQPADTPESVFDMIAAANLQPAATLELDSTLEAEGENPEAVEDLEEDLLTDEPEKIVEHVLPLGDAENGKEVMGQEMKMEVEEEEIPLDEETTASVEEVEAEEDIPVETPVLVQEAFEVPAPVQEAAEVPAPVQEAAEVPAPVQEAAEVPAPVHEAAVVPAPVHEAAVVPAPVQEAVEFLAPVQAPVQEATEVPAPVQALVQEATEVPAAVQAPVQTLVQEAVEVPAPVQAPVQTLVQEAMEVPTPALAGGVSLSISQDVDGLITQALLTGDFEGAVDLCLHDNRMADSIILAIAGGADLLEKTQKKYFTKAHSKITKLISAVVMKDWHDILKTCDLQNWKEALAAVMTYAQPEEFSSLCDILGNRLDAAEVAQLRVQACLCYICAGNVEKLVSCWTKAQDGHCPLSLQDLVEKVVVLRRAVEQTQRSDPAAVGILLAEKMCQYANLLASQGSLTTAISYLPDNTNQVAIQQLRDRLSRALGQQAVAPAAPVQTQRAQSQQPAPQAQHNSALPPQPFTPVQPTMVPQPTQPSAAPVPMHTPASAPAPAHPQYFQPMRAASTVTSWSNQSPTSLPNVPPPPQVGSASEPQAEPPNSMYGMPASSTAFAAPPASAFMYSQQYQPYPQVSQYPPGAGGVPVYQPLQYSSSQGPLPPAPTEPYSPPPHPPGFLSQYTQPVPSQQAQHFYPGQPPISHCLSSSPPSHPPLFSPATSSSSSSFSFSAPPSSGASFQHGGPGSPVSYMPPPPTSGFSGPQNGWNDPPALSRATKKKKVPENYTPPAPITAPILSPLGADPKAQMGSSGGPQAMLQGPQGAQIPYAGMSQQQQQHHHHHQQQQQQQQQQQQQFSPTTMNPAMPKTSMEGAPGAPIGDVIQPMRSIPAEKIMKKPIPDEHVVLKTTFEGLIQKCLAVATDPQTKRKLDDANKRLEALYDKLREQTLSPAIVGGLHNIARTIESRAYMEGLNIHTHIVSNSNFSETSAFMPVLKVVLTQANKLGV; translated from the exons ATGAAACTCAAAGAGATCAACCGCACTGCCATCCAGAGCTGGAGTCCTGCTCAGCACCATCCTGTCTACCTGGCTACAG gaacATCAGCCCAACAGCTGGATGCCTCCTTCAGCACCAATGCCTCCTTGGAGTTTTTCGAGCTGGACTTGGCTGAGCGGTCACTGGACATGAAGTCATGtggcagcttctcctccactcACAG GTACCACAAATTGGTGTGGGGTCCCTATGGGATGGACTCCGACGCTCACCCATCTGGCGTCCTTATCGCCGGAAGTGAGAATGGCAACGTCATCCTCTATGACCCTGCAAAGATTATGGCTGGAGAGAGTGACGTGATCATTGCTGAGAGTGACAGACACACGGGGCCAGTGAGAGCTCTCGACGTCAACCCGTTCCAA acAAACCTGTTTGCATCAGGTGGGAATGAGTCTGAGATCTACATCTGGGACATGAATACCTTTGGTTCTCCAATGACTCCAGGACCTAAAACACAG CCTTTGGAGGACATCAGCTGCGTGTCGTGGAACCAACAGGTCCAACACATCCTGGCCTCTGCCAGCCCGAGTGGCCGAGCCTCAGTGTGGGACCTCCGCAAAAACGACCTCATTATTAAAGTTAGCGACCACAGCAACAGA ATGCACTGCTCCGGACTGGCCTGGAACCCAGAAGTGGCCACTCAGCTGGTCTTGGCCTCGGAAGACGATCGGATGCCAGTCATCCAGATGTGGGACTTACGTTTTGCTACCTCTCCTCTCAAGATTTTAGAGAATCACACACG GGGTGTCCTTTCCATCGCCTGGAGCTTGGCTGATCCGGAGCTGCTCCTGAGCTGTGGGAAGGACAACAGGATCCTGTGCTGGAATCCAAACACAGCCGAG GTGCTGTACGAGTTGCCCACAAGCAGCCAGTGGTGCTTTGACATCCAGTGGTGCCCCAGGAATCCTGCGGTGCTGTCGGCTGCCAGCTTCAGCGGACACATCGACATCTACTCCATCATGGGAGGCAGCAACCAGGCGCAGAGCACGAGAGACACTGACCAG ATAAGCACCTCATTTGGGAACATGGATCCCTTTGGGACCGGACAAACGTTGCCTCCGCTTCAGCTGCCCCAAACCACTGCCCCTCCTGCTGTAGTAAACCCCCTGAAGAAACCACCCAAATGGATCCGCAGACCTGTTGGGGCCTCGTTCGCT TTCGGTGGAAAGCTGGTATCTTTGGAGAACCCAAAGCCGAaccctcagcagctgcagcagcccgCTTCCCACGTTGTACACGTCAGTCAAGTTGTTACAGAAACAGCCTTTTTGAAGCGCTCAGATCAGCTGCAGGCCACTCTGAGCTCCGGCAGCTTCGTGGACTTCTGCCAGGAAAAGATCGATGCAGCTGCAAATGAGTTTGAAAAGACAATTTGGTCTTTCCTCAAG gcTAATTTTGAAAATGATATCCGCAGCAAGTTCCTGGAACTTCTGGGTTACAACAAAGAGGAGTTAGCCCTAAAG ATTTCAGCAGCACTAGAGGTGAAACCTGCTGATCCTCCCaag GTGGAGGTGCCTGCTCCAATCAGCCTGCAGCCTTTACCAGACCTCAGCCTCATGCAGCCTGCAGACACTCCAGAGTCAGTGTTCGACATGATCGCTGCAGCAAACCTTCAGCCGGCTGCCACACTTGAACTGGACTCCACTCTTGAAGCAGAGGGTGAAAATCCAGAAGCAGTAGAAGATTTAGAGGAAGATCTTCTCACTGATGAACCAGAAAAAATTGTTGAACATGTTCTCCCACTGGGAGACGCTGAGAACGGGAAGGAGGTGATGGGGCAGGAGATGAaaatggaggtggaggaggaggagatcccCTTAGATGAG GAGACAACAGCATCAGTTGAAGAGGTGGAAGCGGAGGAGGACATTCCAGTTGAGACCCCAGTTCTAGTTCAGGAGGCGTTTGAGGTCCCCGCTCCAGTTCAGGAGGCGGCTGAGGTCCCAGCTCCAGTTCAGGAGGCGGCTGAGGTCCCCGCTCCAGTTCAGGAGGCGGCTGAGGTCCCAGCTCCAGTTCATGAGGCGGCTGTGGTCCCAGCTCCAGTTCATGAGGCGGCTGTGGTCCCAGCTCCAGTTCAGGAGGCGGTTGAGTTCCTAGCTCCAGTTCAGGCACCAGTTCAGGAGGCCACTGAGGTCCCAGCTCCAGTTCAGGCTCTGGTTCAGGAGGCCACTGAGGTCCCAGCTGCAGTTCAGGCACCAGTTCAGACTCTGGTTCAGGAGGCCGTTGAGGTCCCAGCTCCAGTTCAGGCTCCGGTTCAGACTCTGGTTCAGGAGGCCATGGAGGTCCCAACTCCAGCTCTTGCAGGAGGAGTGAGTCTCAGCATCAGTCAAG ACGTAGACGGGCTGATCACGCAGGCTCTGCTGACCGGAGACTTCGAGGGAGCTGTGGACCTCTGTCTCCATGACAACCGGATGGCGGACAGCATCATTCTCGCCATCGCAGGAGGGGCCGACCTCTTGGAGAAAACCCAGAagaaatattttacaaaagcACACAGCAAGATAACCAAG ctGATCAGTGCAGTGGTGATGAAAGACTGGCATGACATCCTGAAGACGTGCGACCTGCAGAACTGGAAAGAAGCTCTAGCTGCCGTCATGACCTACGCTCAGCCTGAGGAGTTCTCTTCcctctgtg ACATTCTTGGGAACAGACTGGATGCAGCAGAAGTCGCTCAGCTCCGAGTCCAGGCCTGCCTGTGCTACATCTGTGCCGGCAACGTGGAGAAACTTGTGTCTTGTTGGACCAAAGCTCAGGATGGACactgtcccctctctctccag GACCTGGTGGAGAAAGTGGTGGTGCTGCGTCGTGCAGTCGAACAGACCCAGCGCTCTGATCCCGCTGCTGTTGGCATCCTATTGGCCGAGAAGATGTGCCAGTACGCCAACCTGCTGGCCTCGCAGGGCAGTCTGACCACCGCCATCTCCTACCTGCCCGACAACACCAACCAG GTTGCCATACAGCAGCTCCGTGACCGCCTCAGTCGGGCTCTGGGGCAGCAGGCGgtggctcctgcagctcctgtccAAACCCAGAGAGCTCAGTCTCAGCAACCTGCCCCTCAGGCTCAACACAACTCAGCCCTGCCCCCCCAGCCCTTTACCCCGGTCCAGCCCACCATGGTGCCTCAGCCCACTCAGCCCAGTGCAGCTCCAGTCCCGATGCACACACCAGCCTCTGCGCCTGCACCTGCCCATCCACAGTATTTCCAGCCA ATGAGGGCTGCCTCCACTGTCACCTCCTGGAGTAACCAAAGTCCCACATCCCTCCCCaatgtccctcctcctcctcaagtaGGCAGCGCCTCAGAGCCACAG GCGGAGCCTCCAAACTCCATGTACGGGATGCcagcctcctccacagcttTTGCTGCACCTCCGGCCTCCGCCTTCATGTACTCCCAACAGTACCAGC CTTACCCTCAGGTCAGCCAGTATCCACCTGGAGCTGGGGGGGTGCCTGTCTATCAGCCTCTTCAATACTCCTCTTCTCAAGGTCCTCTTCCACCTGCCCCTACAGAGCCCTACTCCCCTCCGCCTCATCCCCCTGGCTTTCTCTCTCAGTACACTCAGCCTGTCCCCTCTCAGCAAGCACAACACTTCTATCCCGGACAACCTCCCATCAGCCactgtctgtcctcctctccaccctcACATCCTCCTTTATTTTCCcctgccacctcctcctcctcctcctctttctctttctctgctcctccgtCCTCCGGAGCGTCTTTCCAGCATGGCGGACCAGGATCTCCTGTGTCGTACatgcctcctcctccaacaaGCGGATTCTCAG GGCCTCAGAACGGCTGGAATGACCCCCCTGCTCTGAGCAGagcaacaaagaagaagaag GTTCCAGAGAACTACACTCCTCCTGCACCCATCACTGCTCCCATCCTGTCTCCACTGGGTGCTGATCCTAAGGCCCAGATGGGGTCCTCTGGGGGTCCTCAGGCCATGCTCCAGGGCCCACAGGGTGCCCAGATCCCTTACGCAGGAatgagccagcagcagcagcagcaccaccaccaccaccagcagcagcagcagcagcagcaacagcagcagcagcagttctccCCGACAACCATGAACCCTGCAATGCCCAAGACAAGTATGGAAGGGGCCCCGGGAGCACCTATTGGAGATGTCATTCAG CCTATGCGGTCCATTCCTGCTGAAAAGATCATGAAGAAGCCGATCCCCGATGAGCACGTGGTACTGAAGACCACCTTCGAGGGGCTCATCCAGAAGTGCTTGGCTGTAGCCACCGACCCT CAAACCAAGAGGAAGCTCGATGATGCCAACAAACGTTTGGAAGCACTTTATGACAAACTCAGAGAGCAGACG CTCTCTCCAGCCATCGTAGGAGGACTACACAACATAGCCAGGACTATTGAGTCCCGAGCCTACATGGAGGGCCTCAACATCCACACCCACATCGTCAGTAACAGCAACTTCAGCGAGACGTCAGCATTCATGCCTGTACTAAAGGTGGTGCTGACACAGGCCAACAAACTCGGGGTCTGA
- the sec31a gene encoding protein transport protein Sec31A isoform X2 codes for MKLKEINRTAIQSWSPAQHHPVYLATGTSAQQLDASFSTNASLEFFELDLAERSLDMKSCGSFSSTHRYHKLVWGPYGMDSDAHPSGVLIAGSENGNVILYDPAKIMAGESDVIIAESDRHTGPVRALDVNPFQTNLFASGGNESEIYIWDMNTFGSPMTPGPKTQPLEDISCVSWNQQVQHILASASPSGRASVWDLRKNDLIIKVSDHSNRMHCSGLAWNPEVATQLVLASEDDRMPVIQMWDLRFATSPLKILENHTRGVLSIAWSLADPELLLSCGKDNRILCWNPNTAEVLYELPTSSQWCFDIQWCPRNPAVLSAASFSGHIDIYSIMGGSNQAQSTRDTDQISTSFGNMDPFGTGQTLPPLQLPQTTAPPAVVNPLKKPPKWIRRPVGASFAFGGKLVSLENPKPNPQQLQQPASHVVHVSQVVTETAFLKRSDQLQATLSSGSFVDFCQEKIDAAANEFEKTIWSFLKANFENDIRSKFLELLGYNKEELALKISAALEVKPADPPKPPAPVQVEVPAPISLQPLPDLSLMQPADTPESVFDMIAAANLQPAATLELDSTLEAEGENPEAVEDLEEDLLTDEPEKIVEHVLPLGDAENGKEVMGQEMKMEVEEEEIPLDEETTASVEEVEAEEDIPVETPVLVQEAFEVPAPVQEAAEVPAPVQEAAEVPAPVQEAAEVPAPVHEAAVVPAPVHEAAVVPAPVQEAVEFLAPVQAPVQEATEVPAPVQALVQEATEVPAAVQAPVQTLVQEAVEVPAPVQAPVQTLVQEAMEVPTPALAGGVSLSISQDVDGLITQALLTGDFEGAVDLCLHDNRMADSIILAIAGGADLLEKTQKKYFTKAHSKITKLISAVVMKDWHDILKTCDLQNWKEALAAVMTYAQPEEFSSLCDILGNRLDAAEVAQLRVQACLCYICAGNVEKLVSCWTKAQDGHCPLSLQDLVEKVVVLRRAVEQTQRSDPAAVGILLAEKMCQYANLLASQGSLTTAISYLPDNTNQVAIQQLRDRLSRALGQQAVAPAAPVQTQRAQSQQPAPQAQHNSALPPQPFTPVQPTMVPQPTQPSAAPVPMHTPASAPAPAHPQYFQPMRAASTVTSWSNQSPTSLPNVPPPPQVGSASEPQAEPPNSMYGMPASSTAFAAPPASAFMYSQQYQPYPQVSQYPPGAGGVPVYQPLQYSSSQGPLPPAPTEPYSPPPHPPGFLSQYTQPVPSQQAQHFYPGQPPISHCLSSSPPSHPPLFSPATSSSSSSFSFSAPPSSGASFQHGGPGSPVSYMPPPPTSGFSGPQNGWNDPPALSRATKKKKVPENYTPPAPITAPILSPLGADPKAQMGSSGGPQAMLQGPQGAQIPYAGMSQQQQQHHHHHQQQQQQQQQQQQQFSPTTMNPAMPKTSMEGAPGAPIGDVIQPMRSIPAEKIMKKPIPDEHVVLKTTFEGLIQKCLAVATDPQTKRKLDDANKRLEALYDKLREQTLSPAIVGGLHNIARTIESRAYMEGLNIHTHIVSNSNFSETSAFMPVLKVVLTQANKLGV; via the exons ATGAAACTCAAAGAGATCAACCGCACTGCCATCCAGAGCTGGAGTCCTGCTCAGCACCATCCTGTCTACCTGGCTACAG gaacATCAGCCCAACAGCTGGATGCCTCCTTCAGCACCAATGCCTCCTTGGAGTTTTTCGAGCTGGACTTGGCTGAGCGGTCACTGGACATGAAGTCATGtggcagcttctcctccactcACAG GTACCACAAATTGGTGTGGGGTCCCTATGGGATGGACTCCGACGCTCACCCATCTGGCGTCCTTATCGCCGGAAGTGAGAATGGCAACGTCATCCTCTATGACCCTGCAAAGATTATGGCTGGAGAGAGTGACGTGATCATTGCTGAGAGTGACAGACACACGGGGCCAGTGAGAGCTCTCGACGTCAACCCGTTCCAA acAAACCTGTTTGCATCAGGTGGGAATGAGTCTGAGATCTACATCTGGGACATGAATACCTTTGGTTCTCCAATGACTCCAGGACCTAAAACACAG CCTTTGGAGGACATCAGCTGCGTGTCGTGGAACCAACAGGTCCAACACATCCTGGCCTCTGCCAGCCCGAGTGGCCGAGCCTCAGTGTGGGACCTCCGCAAAAACGACCTCATTATTAAAGTTAGCGACCACAGCAACAGA ATGCACTGCTCCGGACTGGCCTGGAACCCAGAAGTGGCCACTCAGCTGGTCTTGGCCTCGGAAGACGATCGGATGCCAGTCATCCAGATGTGGGACTTACGTTTTGCTACCTCTCCTCTCAAGATTTTAGAGAATCACACACG GGGTGTCCTTTCCATCGCCTGGAGCTTGGCTGATCCGGAGCTGCTCCTGAGCTGTGGGAAGGACAACAGGATCCTGTGCTGGAATCCAAACACAGCCGAG GTGCTGTACGAGTTGCCCACAAGCAGCCAGTGGTGCTTTGACATCCAGTGGTGCCCCAGGAATCCTGCGGTGCTGTCGGCTGCCAGCTTCAGCGGACACATCGACATCTACTCCATCATGGGAGGCAGCAACCAGGCGCAGAGCACGAGAGACACTGACCAG ATAAGCACCTCATTTGGGAACATGGATCCCTTTGGGACCGGACAAACGTTGCCTCCGCTTCAGCTGCCCCAAACCACTGCCCCTCCTGCTGTAGTAAACCCCCTGAAGAAACCACCCAAATGGATCCGCAGACCTGTTGGGGCCTCGTTCGCT TTCGGTGGAAAGCTGGTATCTTTGGAGAACCCAAAGCCGAaccctcagcagctgcagcagcccgCTTCCCACGTTGTACACGTCAGTCAAGTTGTTACAGAAACAGCCTTTTTGAAGCGCTCAGATCAGCTGCAGGCCACTCTGAGCTCCGGCAGCTTCGTGGACTTCTGCCAGGAAAAGATCGATGCAGCTGCAAATGAGTTTGAAAAGACAATTTGGTCTTTCCTCAAG gcTAATTTTGAAAATGATATCCGCAGCAAGTTCCTGGAACTTCTGGGTTACAACAAAGAGGAGTTAGCCCTAAAG ATTTCAGCAGCACTAGAGGTGAAACCTGCTGATCCTCCCaag CCACCAGCTCCTGTTCAGGTGGAGGTGCCTGCTCCAATCAGCCTGCAGCCTTTACCAGACCTCAGCCTCATGCAGCCTGCAGACACTCCAGAGTCAGTGTTCGACATGATCGCTGCAGCAAACCTTCAGCCGGCTGCCACACTTGAACTGGACTCCACTCTTGAAGCAGAGGGTGAAAATCCAGAAGCAGTAGAAGATTTAGAGGAAGATCTTCTCACTGATGAACCAGAAAAAATTGTTGAACATGTTCTCCCACTGGGAGACGCTGAGAACGGGAAGGAGGTGATGGGGCAGGAGATGAaaatggaggtggaggaggaggagatcccCTTAGATGAG GAGACAACAGCATCAGTTGAAGAGGTGGAAGCGGAGGAGGACATTCCAGTTGAGACCCCAGTTCTAGTTCAGGAGGCGTTTGAGGTCCCCGCTCCAGTTCAGGAGGCGGCTGAGGTCCCAGCTCCAGTTCAGGAGGCGGCTGAGGTCCCCGCTCCAGTTCAGGAGGCGGCTGAGGTCCCAGCTCCAGTTCATGAGGCGGCTGTGGTCCCAGCTCCAGTTCATGAGGCGGCTGTGGTCCCAGCTCCAGTTCAGGAGGCGGTTGAGTTCCTAGCTCCAGTTCAGGCACCAGTTCAGGAGGCCACTGAGGTCCCAGCTCCAGTTCAGGCTCTGGTTCAGGAGGCCACTGAGGTCCCAGCTGCAGTTCAGGCACCAGTTCAGACTCTGGTTCAGGAGGCCGTTGAGGTCCCAGCTCCAGTTCAGGCTCCGGTTCAGACTCTGGTTCAGGAGGCCATGGAGGTCCCAACTCCAGCTCTTGCAGGAGGAGTGAGTCTCAGCATCAGTCAAG ACGTAGACGGGCTGATCACGCAGGCTCTGCTGACCGGAGACTTCGAGGGAGCTGTGGACCTCTGTCTCCATGACAACCGGATGGCGGACAGCATCATTCTCGCCATCGCAGGAGGGGCCGACCTCTTGGAGAAAACCCAGAagaaatattttacaaaagcACACAGCAAGATAACCAAG ctGATCAGTGCAGTGGTGATGAAAGACTGGCATGACATCCTGAAGACGTGCGACCTGCAGAACTGGAAAGAAGCTCTAGCTGCCGTCATGACCTACGCTCAGCCTGAGGAGTTCTCTTCcctctgtg ACATTCTTGGGAACAGACTGGATGCAGCAGAAGTCGCTCAGCTCCGAGTCCAGGCCTGCCTGTGCTACATCTGTGCCGGCAACGTGGAGAAACTTGTGTCTTGTTGGACCAAAGCTCAGGATGGACactgtcccctctctctccag GACCTGGTGGAGAAAGTGGTGGTGCTGCGTCGTGCAGTCGAACAGACCCAGCGCTCTGATCCCGCTGCTGTTGGCATCCTATTGGCCGAGAAGATGTGCCAGTACGCCAACCTGCTGGCCTCGCAGGGCAGTCTGACCACCGCCATCTCCTACCTGCCCGACAACACCAACCAG GTTGCCATACAGCAGCTCCGTGACCGCCTCAGTCGGGCTCTGGGGCAGCAGGCGgtggctcctgcagctcctgtccAAACCCAGAGAGCTCAGTCTCAGCAACCTGCCCCTCAGGCTCAACACAACTCAGCCCTGCCCCCCCAGCCCTTTACCCCGGTCCAGCCCACCATGGTGCCTCAGCCCACTCAGCCCAGTGCAGCTCCAGTCCCGATGCACACACCAGCCTCTGCGCCTGCACCTGCCCATCCACAGTATTTCCAGCCA ATGAGGGCTGCCTCCACTGTCACCTCCTGGAGTAACCAAAGTCCCACATCCCTCCCCaatgtccctcctcctcctcaagtaGGCAGCGCCTCAGAGCCACAG GCGGAGCCTCCAAACTCCATGTACGGGATGCcagcctcctccacagcttTTGCTGCACCTCCGGCCTCCGCCTTCATGTACTCCCAACAGTACCAGC CTTACCCTCAGGTCAGCCAGTATCCACCTGGAGCTGGGGGGGTGCCTGTCTATCAGCCTCTTCAATACTCCTCTTCTCAAGGTCCTCTTCCACCTGCCCCTACAGAGCCCTACTCCCCTCCGCCTCATCCCCCTGGCTTTCTCTCTCAGTACACTCAGCCTGTCCCCTCTCAGCAAGCACAACACTTCTATCCCGGACAACCTCCCATCAGCCactgtctgtcctcctctccaccctcACATCCTCCTTTATTTTCCcctgccacctcctcctcctcctcctctttctctttctctgctcctccgtCCTCCGGAGCGTCTTTCCAGCATGGCGGACCAGGATCTCCTGTGTCGTACatgcctcctcctccaacaaGCGGATTCTCAG GGCCTCAGAACGGCTGGAATGACCCCCCTGCTCTGAGCAGagcaacaaagaagaagaag GTTCCAGAGAACTACACTCCTCCTGCACCCATCACTGCTCCCATCCTGTCTCCACTGGGTGCTGATCCTAAGGCCCAGATGGGGTCCTCTGGGGGTCCTCAGGCCATGCTCCAGGGCCCACAGGGTGCCCAGATCCCTTACGCAGGAatgagccagcagcagcagcagcaccaccaccaccaccagcagcagcagcagcagcagcaacagcagcagcagcagttctccCCGACAACCATGAACCCTGCAATGCCCAAGACAAGTATGGAAGGGGCCCCGGGAGCACCTATTGGAGATGTCATTCAG CCTATGCGGTCCATTCCTGCTGAAAAGATCATGAAGAAGCCGATCCCCGATGAGCACGTGGTACTGAAGACCACCTTCGAGGGGCTCATCCAGAAGTGCTTGGCTGTAGCCACCGACCCT CAAACCAAGAGGAAGCTCGATGATGCCAACAAACGTTTGGAAGCACTTTATGACAAACTCAGAGAGCAGACG CTCTCTCCAGCCATCGTAGGAGGACTACACAACATAGCCAGGACTATTGAGTCCCGAGCCTACATGGAGGGCCTCAACATCCACACCCACATCGTCAGTAACAGCAACTTCAGCGAGACGTCAGCATTCATGCCTGTACTAAAGGTGGTGCTGACACAGGCCAACAAACTCGGGGTCTGA